In Caldicellulosiruptor obsidiansis OB47, a single window of DNA contains:
- a CDS encoding helix-turn-helix domain-containing protein, with amino-acid sequence MNIIPYHELRKISPEKARELIRKVFEANNKNISKTAKILGVSRHTVRRAVYGPVEDKSRKPKTCPKKLSSELENLIIQEAKKTGFRYRRLSLYLFRKYGVKISENTIKSILKRNSVPRKTRKTKKGERSLYDYESLIPFSEFQLDTKHLLDKESLPKEVYEHMIKYNLPCYEWNMIDVATRTRFTAYSYELSSTFGFMFITLVVLWLRTHNVRNPIRIRLDNGAEFCGGSEKKLKEWNEMLSFLGVELNPIPPKAKHLMGIIENSHRADDEYFLMIHAERCITKDEFMTRAQKWQDTWNFYRPHNGKGMNGRTPFEKFRDSKILVSSHVFQFPTLLLEDLLKKVGTFYSLFCNKLGGKYVFTTCHLQDCLYLHETYNSINKYNY; translated from the coding sequence ATGAATATTATACCATATCATGAACTCAGAAAAATATCTCCTGAAAAGGCCAGAGAATTAATTCGAAAAGTATTTGAGGCAAATAACAAAAACATATCAAAAACTGCTAAAATATTAGGTGTATCAAGACACACTGTAAGAAGAGCAGTATATGGTCCTGTTGAGGATAAGTCTAGAAAGCCTAAAACTTGCCCTAAAAAACTTTCTTCTGAGCTTGAAAATCTCATTATCCAAGAGGCTAAAAAAACAGGATTCAGATACAGACGTCTTTCTCTTTATTTATTCAGAAAATATGGCGTTAAAATAAGTGAAAACACGATAAAATCTATTCTCAAAAGAAATAGTGTGCCGAGAAAGACAAGAAAGACGAAAAAGGGAGAAAGAAGTCTTTACGATTATGAGTCTCTCATCCCATTTTCTGAATTTCAGCTTGATACGAAACATCTTTTAGACAAAGAAAGCCTCCCAAAAGAAGTATATGAGCACATGATAAAATACAATCTACCGTGTTATGAGTGGAACATGATAGATGTTGCTACAAGGACAAGATTTACAGCTTATTCATATGAGCTTTCATCTACTTTTGGTTTTATGTTCATAACATTAGTAGTTTTATGGCTTAGGACACATAATGTAAGAAACCCAATAAGGATAAGATTAGATAATGGAGCAGAGTTTTGTGGTGGGAGCGAAAAAAAGCTAAAGGAGTGGAATGAGATGTTGTCATTTTTGGGAGTAGAGCTAAATCCTATTCCACCAAAAGCAAAACACTTGATGGGTATAATTGAAAATTCACATAGAGCAGATGATGAATATTTTTTGATGATTCATGCTGAAAGATGCATAACAAAAGACGAATTTATGACAAGAGCTCAAAAATGGCAGGATACGTGGAATTTTTATAGACCTCACAATGGTAAAGGAATGAATGGGAGGACACCTTTCGAAAAGTTTAGAGATTCAAAAATTCTGGTCTCCTCCCATGTATTTCAATTTCCTACTTTACTTCTTGAAGACTTATTAAAGAAAGTGGGGACTTTTTATTCTCTGTTCTGTAATAAATTAGGTGGTAAATATGTCTTCACCACGTGCCATCTGCAGGATTGTCTATACCTCCATGAAACTTATAATTCCATAAATAAGTATAATTATTAG
- the amrA gene encoding AmmeMemoRadiSam system protein A, with protein MVGYLLPHPPVLIPEIGRGEEKKCQATLNALEKVADEIAEYKPEVIAIISPHAPVFSNAFFLNDKPEITGDLAKWGVYGAKFSFKNNLEIVQEIAKMCAQEGLAVAFVSDKLQKRYSVSRELDHGALVPLYFITRRYKDFELIHTSYCMLDDINLYKYGMILRKAIEKQGKKGLIVASGDLSHKLSYDGPYGFAKEGPEFDRLLVELLQGSNIRALYDIDPVLSENAAECGFRSIKVLLGAFEGYSIESKVYSYEGPFGVGYCVAAFYQKGEASSSLLEEIVQKKEERLKRIRENEDEYIRLARESLEYYVRHRRYLDYIPDYVTERMLKERAGVFVSIKKDGNLRGCIGTIFPTQENIAKEIIRNAVAAGFYDPRFEEVTEDELDSLVYDVDILSPPEKVSSKDQLDPKKYGVIVRKGTRQGLLLPDLEGVDTVEEQLKIACRKAGIDYESEDFEIERFTVERHK; from the coding sequence ATGGTAGGGTATTTATTACCACATCCACCAGTCTTGATTCCCGAGATTGGGAGAGGCGAGGAGAAAAAGTGCCAGGCAACCTTAAATGCTTTGGAAAAGGTAGCAGATGAAATAGCTGAATATAAACCAGAGGTCATAGCCATAATATCACCTCATGCACCTGTGTTTTCGAATGCTTTTTTCTTGAATGACAAACCAGAAATTACTGGTGACCTTGCAAAATGGGGTGTATATGGAGCAAAATTTAGCTTTAAAAATAACCTTGAGATAGTTCAAGAAATTGCAAAAATGTGTGCTCAAGAAGGTTTAGCAGTTGCATTTGTATCAGACAAACTTCAAAAAAGATATAGTGTTTCGCGAGAACTTGACCATGGCGCATTGGTTCCACTTTACTTTATAACCAGAAGATATAAAGACTTTGAGCTTATTCACACATCCTATTGTATGCTTGATGATATAAACCTTTATAAATATGGAATGATACTGAGAAAGGCAATTGAAAAACAAGGAAAAAAAGGCTTGATTGTGGCTTCAGGTGACCTTTCGCACAAACTCTCTTACGATGGACCTTACGGGTTTGCAAAGGAAGGACCAGAGTTTGACAGACTTCTGGTTGAACTTTTGCAAGGAAGCAACATAAGAGCACTTTATGACATAGACCCTGTGCTTTCAGAAAATGCGGCAGAATGTGGTTTCAGGTCCATAAAGGTTTTGCTTGGTGCATTTGAGGGCTATAGTATAGAGTCCAAGGTTTATTCGTATGAAGGACCTTTTGGCGTTGGATACTGTGTTGCTGCCTTTTACCAGAAAGGGGAAGCAAGTTCTTCTTTGCTTGAGGAGATAGTTCAAAAAAAAGAAGAGAGATTAAAAAGGATAAGAGAAAATGAAGATGAATATATAAGACTTGCAAGAGAAAGCTTAGAATACTATGTAAGACACCGCAGGTACTTAGACTACATACCAGATTATGTCACAGAAAGAATGCTAAAAGAAAGAGCAGGAGTTTTCGTGTCAATCAAAAAGGACGGGAATTTAAGAGGCTGTATAGGCACAATTTTCCCGACACAGGAGAATATCGCAAAAGAGATAATCAGAAACGCTGTTGCAGCAGGGTTTTATGATCCAAGGTTTGAAGAAGTTACCGAAGATGAGCTTGACAGCCTTGTGTATGATGTTGATATTCTAAGCCCACCTGAAAAGGTAAGTTCAAAAGACCAACTTGACCCTAAAAAATATGGGGTTATTGTGAGAAAAGGGACCAGGCAAGGGCTTTTGCTTCCTGACCTTGAAGGCGTTGACACAGTTGAAGAGCAGCTTAAGATAGCCTGCAGAAAAGCAGGAATTGACTATGAAAGTGAAGATTTTGAGATAGAAAGGTTTACAGTTGAAAGACACAAGTAA
- the cdaA gene encoding diadenylate cyclase CdaA — MLKDFSFYLQEFLRNVTLIRISPFDIIDIAIVSFVIYKIIVWIKDTRAYQLIKGIAVLIVITQVSKWLNLNVINWLLTNTLSYGVLALLIVFQPELRRALEEIGRSKIWGKFLWFGPDEKMAIKWQNSVEEIIKAVMYLSKNKIGALIVVEGQTKIGDIINTGIIIDSEISSQLLINIFIPNTPLHDGAVIIRDGKIKAAACFLPLSENRYISKELGTRHRAALGISENSDATAIVVSEETGIISVAYNGGLTRNLGPEALRKILLRPLKQEEGKNGLSIFKWRR; from the coding sequence TTGCTGAAAGATTTTTCTTTTTATCTTCAGGAGTTTTTGAGAAACGTAACACTAATCAGAATTTCGCCGTTTGATATTATTGACATTGCAATTGTGTCGTTTGTGATATACAAAATAATTGTATGGATAAAAGACACAAGAGCGTATCAGCTCATAAAAGGCATAGCTGTTTTAATTGTTATAACACAGGTTAGCAAATGGCTGAATCTTAATGTTATAAACTGGCTTTTGACAAATACACTGTCATATGGTGTTCTGGCGCTTTTGATAGTTTTCCAGCCAGAGCTAAGACGTGCTTTAGAGGAGATTGGAAGAAGCAAAATCTGGGGCAAGTTTTTGTGGTTTGGCCCTGATGAGAAAATGGCAATAAAGTGGCAAAACAGCGTTGAAGAGATAATAAAGGCTGTGATGTATCTTTCAAAAAACAAGATTGGTGCATTGATTGTTGTTGAAGGTCAGACTAAAATAGGAGATATTATCAATACAGGAATTATAATTGATTCAGAGATTTCATCCCAACTTTTGATAAATATATTTATTCCAAACACCCCGCTTCATGATGGTGCTGTGATTATAAGAGATGGGAAAATAAAAGCGGCTGCATGTTTTTTGCCTCTGTCTGAGAACAGATACATAAGCAAAGAACTTGGAACACGGCACAGAGCGGCACTTGGTATATCTGAAAACTCTGATGCAACGGCAATTGTTGTGTCAGAGGAGACAGGGATTATTTCTGTTGCGTACAACGGTGGTCTTACAAGAAACTTAGGACCTGAGGCTTTGAGGAAGATACTTCTCAGACCTTTGAAGCAAGAAGAAGGGAAGAATGGACTAAGTATTTTCAAGTGGAGGCGTTAA
- a CDS encoding ABC transporter ATP-binding protein: MKIIEVDNVTVKTREKIILDRISFTIEEGEVVGLIGPNGAGKSTTLKVLFGLVIPSNGWVKINGFDVLKNPEKALKDVEGIIENPTFFPNQTGFDNLDLFGISNGTTRNEIQKTAQFWDFNEKILKRKVKKYSSGMLQKLALTKVFSSNPKLVILDEPTNALDPTSKIKFAQKVKEINEVQKTTFLISSHLLDEVEEICNKFIFIKEGRIILGIGENELIDNNVYILTLDRAFEKDKISASTIFKFLIESKENQLKFKIDSQEDLNFIIKELIEKGYIIKEVKQSKKNLREIYRELY; the protein is encoded by the coding sequence ATGAAAATAATAGAAGTAGATAATGTCACTGTTAAAACAAGAGAAAAGATAATTTTAGACAGAATTTCTTTTACAATTGAAGAAGGTGAAGTAGTAGGACTGATAGGTCCAAACGGTGCAGGAAAATCAACAACATTAAAGGTTTTATTTGGTCTTGTTATTCCGTCAAATGGGTGGGTAAAAATAAATGGATTTGATGTTTTAAAAAATCCTGAAAAGGCATTAAAAGATGTAGAAGGTATTATAGAAAATCCAACATTTTTCCCAAATCAAACAGGATTCGATAACTTAGATTTATTTGGTATATCGAATGGCACAACAAGAAACGAAATTCAAAAAACAGCACAGTTTTGGGATTTTAATGAAAAAATATTGAAGAGGAAAGTAAAGAAATATTCTTCTGGTATGTTGCAAAAATTAGCATTAACAAAAGTTTTTAGTTCTAATCCTAAATTGGTGATACTTGACGAGCCGACTAATGCACTTGACCCAACCTCCAAAATTAAATTTGCGCAAAAAGTGAAGGAAATTAATGAAGTTCAGAAAACCACATTTTTAATATCATCACATTTATTAGATGAAGTTGAGGAAATATGCAACAAATTCATTTTTATAAAAGAAGGTAGGATAATATTAGGAATAGGTGAAAATGAGCTTATTGATAATAATGTTTATATTCTAACGTTAGACAGAGCATTTGAAAAAGATAAAATAAGTGCATCTACAATTTTCAAATTTTTAATTGAAAGCAAAGAAAATCAATTAAAATTTAAAATTGATTCTCAGGAAGATTTGAATTTTATTATTAAGGAATTAATTGAAAAAGGATATATAATTAAAGAAGTAAAACAAAGCAAAAAAAATCTAAGAGAAATTTATAGAGAACTTTATTGA
- a CDS encoding SDR family NAD(P)-dependent oxidoreductase, with protein sequence MVNVKGKWALITGASRGVGYQIATFMAKMGCNLILHGRKLEHLKKISEEVKKFGIETYCVQAEFSEPTQVVTMLDEIESTGIAVDIVFNNAGLQVAYRKDFWKTPIEDFEISFRVNFISAALICYRLIPPMIERGFGRVVNVTSGIKNEPEQAAYSASKAALDKFTKDLSSKLDGTNVMINLADPGWCRTDLGGPNAPNPVESVIPGIVVGAFIDDKKSGRLFPAQAFTGLTLEEAVAKAEKMS encoded by the coding sequence ATGGTAAATGTTAAAGGAAAATGGGCATTGATAACTGGTGCAAGCAGAGGAGTTGGCTATCAAATTGCAACTTTCATGGCTAAAATGGGTTGTAATCTTATTTTGCATGGCAGGAAATTAGAGCATTTGAAAAAAATATCTGAAGAAGTTAAAAAATTTGGAATTGAAACTTACTGCGTCCAGGCAGAGTTTTCGGAGCCTACCCAAGTTGTAACTATGCTTGATGAAATAGAATCAACAGGTATCGCTGTTGACATTGTATTCAATAATGCTGGACTGCAAGTAGCATATCGAAAAGATTTCTGGAAAACTCCTATCGAAGATTTTGAAATAAGTTTTCGTGTTAACTTTATTTCAGCAGCTCTCATCTGCTATCGTTTAATACCACCAATGATTGAAAGAGGTTTTGGCAGAGTTGTGAACGTTACTAGCGGAATCAAAAACGAACCGGAACAAGCAGCATATTCTGCCAGCAAGGCTGCTCTTGACAAGTTTACAAAGGACCTATCTTCAAAACTTGATGGAACAAATGTAATGATTAATCTGGCTGACCCCGGCTGGTGTAGAACCGACCTTGGCGGACCAAATGCTCCAAATCCTGTTGAAAGTGTTATCCCGGGAATAGTTGTAGGCGCCTTTATAGATGATAAAAAGAGCGGAAGACTTTTCCCAGCTCAAGCTTTCACAGGTTTGACTCTTGAAGAAGCAGTGGCAAAAGCTGAAAAAATGAGTTAA
- the amrS gene encoding AmmeMemoRadiSam system radical SAM enzyme, whose amino-acid sequence MVEARYYEKLEGKKVRCKLCPHGCILPQGSTGFCRARKNVDGILYSLNYGYISSIAFDPIEKKPLYHFYPGSTILSIGTFGCSFKCLHCQNFEISQLSPNVFEVETEKLIALAKKDPKCIGIAFTYNEPTIWFEYVMDVAKAFKQEGLKTVLVTNGYLNEEPLYELLEIIDSANIDVKAFNDEFYKKVCGGDLEPVKRFVEICAEKIHIEITTLIIPTLNDRDEEIESLAKWIASMDDRIPLHLTRYFPRYKMTLPPTPKETLMRLREVAKKYLVNVYLGNI is encoded by the coding sequence ATGGTTGAGGCAAGATATTATGAAAAGCTTGAAGGCAAAAAAGTCAGATGCAAGCTCTGTCCACATGGATGTATCTTACCACAGGGCAGCACTGGTTTTTGCAGAGCAAGAAAAAATGTTGATGGTATTCTGTATTCGCTAAACTATGGCTATATCTCTTCGATTGCATTTGACCCTATAGAGAAAAAACCTCTTTATCATTTTTATCCGGGGTCAACTATACTTTCTATAGGGACATTTGGGTGTTCGTTTAAGTGCCTTCATTGCCAGAACTTTGAGATTTCGCAGCTCAGTCCAAACGTGTTTGAGGTTGAGACTGAGAAGCTCATTGCTCTTGCTAAAAAAGATCCAAAGTGTATTGGCATTGCTTTTACTTACAATGAACCTACCATCTGGTTTGAATATGTAATGGATGTAGCAAAAGCTTTTAAACAGGAAGGGCTTAAGACTGTACTTGTTACAAATGGGTATTTGAATGAAGAGCCGCTTTATGAACTACTTGAAATAATAGATAGTGCAAACATTGATGTTAAAGCTTTTAATGATGAGTTTTATAAAAAGGTTTGTGGTGGGGATTTAGAACCAGTAAAAAGGTTTGTTGAGATATGTGCCGAAAAGATTCATATTGAAATAACAACACTCATTATTCCAACGTTAAATGATAGGGATGAAGAAATAGAAAGTCTTGCAAAGTGGATTGCCTCAATGGATGATAGAATTCCGCTGCACCTTACAAGATATTTTCCAAGATACAAGATGACTCTTCCACCAACACCAAAGGAGACATTAATGAGACTAAGAGAGGTTGCTAAAAAGTATCTTGTGAATGTGTATCTTGGTAATATTTAG
- a CDS encoding helix-turn-helix domain-containing protein — translation MHSRKIKLRQEDVLILKKRKYVCKVCKKKFCEEVDFLPKYQRMTNRLAAWIISQLSNTTSIKVITKITNVSYITVYQIGYD, via the coding sequence TTGCATAGTAGAAAAATAAAACTTAGGCAAGAAGATGTACTTATTTTAAAGAAACGTAAATATGTCTGTAAAGTTTGTAAGAAGAAATTTTGTGAGGAAGTTGACTTTTTGCCTAAGTATCAAAGAATGACAAACAGACTCGCAGCATGGATAATAAGTCAATTGTCAAATACTACGAGTATTAAGGTAATTACGAAGATAACAAATGTATCATATATAACCGTTTACCAAATAGGTTATGATTGA